Proteins encoded together in one Carya illinoinensis cultivar Pawnee chromosome 3, C.illinoinensisPawnee_v1, whole genome shotgun sequence window:
- the LOC122305647 gene encoding putative transcription factor bHLH086: MALAKDQITHDSCMGTVQVPGFSSPGPYAVDDHGHSKAVLQKKDFLENGVVIKNIGMGHSSPVLFGPCSSVNSNASFVFTATSNYQPEEAARDSLIDFKGGYGNFMHACESLLSFEQSERASLNSNFFETNNHKDEYSMWEQANFSQNYQRNQISTTPKCGTDPRLLEELSCFQTQSNDRSITNTSAKEREHGGDGTYGWLYSEATVVTDSTQESTHETSFHKRAHMGERTQALKKRCTNANKKPEPKSSSPKDPQSIAAKNRRERISERLKVLQELVPNGSKVDLVTMLEKAISYVKFLQLQVKVLATDEFWPAQGGKAPDISQVKEAIDAILSSQRDRNSSSK; the protein is encoded by the exons ATGGCACTTGCCAAGGACCAAATAACACATGACTCGTGCATGGGCACGGTTCAAGTTCCTGGTTTTTCCTCGCCAGGACCTTATGCCGTAGATGATCATGGACATAGCAAGGCAGTTCTGCAAAAAAAAGACTTTTTAGAAAATGGGGTTGTGATTAAGAATATTGGTATGGGCCAttcatctccagtacttttcgGTCCCTGCAGCAGCGTGAATTCTAATGCATCGTTTGTGTTTACGGCTACAAGTAATTATCAACCTGAAGAAGCTGCTCGTGATTCCTTGATAGATTTTAAAGGCGGGTACGGTAATTTCATGCATGCCTGTGAATCTTTACTTAGCTTTGAGCAGAGTGAACGGGCTTCGCTAAACAGCAatttctttgaaactaacaaTCACAAAGATGAGTACTCAATGTGGGAGCAGGCTAATTTCAGTCAGAATTACCAGCGGAATCAGATTAGTACTACTCCAAAATGCGGCACCGACCCACGCCTTTTGGAGGAGTTGAGTTGTTTTCAGACACAAAGCAATGACAGATCCATCACCAACACCTCTGCCAAAGAAAGAGAGCATGGGGGAGATGGGACATATGGATGGTTATACTCCGAAGCTACTGTGGTCACTGATAGCACCCAGGAGTCTACACATGAAACAAGCTTCCACAAGCGTGCCCATATG GGAGAGAGAACGCAAGCTTTAAAGAAGCGGTGCACCAATGCAAATAAGAAGCCCGAACCAAAGTCAAGTTCCCCTAAGGATCCTCAAAGTATTGCAGCCAAG AATCGGAGAGAGCGGATTAGCGAGCGGCTTAAGGTACTGCAGGAACTTGTGCCTAATGGTTCCAAG GTTGATCTGGTTACCATGTTGGAGAAAGCCATCAGTTATGTCAAGTTTCTTCAACTGCAAGTTAAG gtTTTGGCAACGGATGAATTTTGGCCTGCTCAAGGTGGGAAAGCTCCTGATATTTCTCAAGTAAAGGAAGCAATTGATGCTATTCTCTCCTCTCAGAGAGATAGAAATTCGAGCTCAAAGTGA